One window from the genome of Streptomyces sp. WZ-12 encodes:
- a CDS encoding methionine synthase, translating into MSENSRHKWTAGAATGIGSMPGGDAREAAKTVTGSLEDFPHLPELPARGPGADMIGRTLGMLVELYAHVEPSGWRISDRPGRDTRRARSWLGEDLDALEEFTQGYTGPLKVSAVGPWTLAASLELRNGEAAVGDPGACRDLVASLTEGLRGHLAEVRRRVPGADPVLQLDEPSLTAVLRGRIKTASGYRTHPAVDRAVVEGALRDLVAAADGAPVVVHSCAPEVPFALLRRAGAAGVSFDAGLLTEREDEVLGEAVEGGTALFAGVVPGVDGPLSDPAGSVMGVRTLWRRLGLAPGLLAESVVVTPSCGLAGASPAYARAVLAHCVRAARSLADNPE; encoded by the coding sequence GTGAGCGAGAACAGCAGGCACAAGTGGACCGCGGGCGCGGCCACCGGCATCGGGTCGATGCCGGGCGGTGACGCGCGCGAAGCGGCGAAGACCGTCACCGGGTCACTGGAGGACTTCCCCCATCTGCCCGAGCTCCCCGCTCGGGGGCCCGGCGCCGACATGATCGGGCGCACCCTCGGCATGCTCGTCGAGCTCTACGCCCATGTGGAGCCCAGCGGTTGGCGGATCAGCGACCGGCCCGGCCGCGACACCCGCCGGGCCCGCTCCTGGCTCGGCGAGGACCTGGACGCCCTGGAGGAGTTCACCCAGGGATACACCGGCCCGCTGAAGGTCTCCGCGGTCGGTCCCTGGACGCTGGCCGCCAGCCTGGAACTGCGCAACGGCGAGGCGGCGGTCGGCGACCCCGGCGCCTGCCGGGACCTCGTCGCCTCCCTCACCGAGGGGCTGCGCGGCCACCTCGCGGAGGTCCGGCGCCGGGTGCCGGGCGCCGACCCCGTCCTCCAACTCGATGAGCCGTCGCTGACCGCGGTGCTCCGGGGACGGATCAAGACCGCCAGCGGCTACCGCACCCACCCGGCGGTGGACCGGGCGGTCGTCGAGGGCGCGCTGCGCGACCTCGTGGCGGCGGCCGACGGCGCGCCCGTCGTCGTCCACTCCTGCGCCCCCGAGGTGCCGTTCGCGCTGCTGCGGCGGGCCGGTGCCGCGGGCGTCTCGTTCGACGCCGGGCTGCTCACCGAGCGTGAGGACGAGGTGCTGGGCGAGGCGGTCGAGGGCGGTACCGCGCTGTTCGCGGGCGTGGTGCCGGGCGTGGACGGCCCATTGTCAGACCCTGCCGGTAGCGTCATGGGTGTCCGGACGCTGTGGCGCAGGCTGGGGCTGGCGCCGGGGCTCCTCGCGGAGTCCGTGGTGGTCACCCCGTCGTGCGGCCTGGCGGGCGCCTCGCCCGCCTACGCCCGCGCGGTCCTCGCCCACTGCGTCCGGGCGGCGAGATCACTCGCAGACAACCCAGAGTGA
- the ligA gene encoding NAD-dependent DNA ligase LigA, with protein sequence MAGEQHATASEVPAAAREKHARLAEEIEEHRFRYYVKDAPVVSDAEFDKLLRSLEALEAEHPQLRTPDSPTQKVAGSYATEFTEVAHRERMLSLDNAFDDEELSAWADRIATELGGDAKSAGYHFLCELKVDGLAVNLTYEHGRLTRAATRGDGRTGEDITPNVRTIAEIPHRLAGDEVPDLVEIRGEVYFPMEKFLELNERLVADGKPPFANPRNAAAGSLRQKDPKVTATRPLHMVVHGLGARDGLEIARLSEAYDLLKAWGLPTASHNRAVQSLAAVREFIAHYGDPETRRTAVEHEIDGVVVKLDEIPLQGRLGATSRAPRWAIAWKYPPEEVNTKLVDIRVGVGRTGRVTPYAVVEPVTVAGSEVEFATLHNQDVVKAKGVLIGDTIVIRKAGDVIPEILGPVVDLRDGTEREFVMPAECPECEAPLQPAKEGDIDLRCPNARSCPAQIRERLFYLAGRKCLDIENFGYVAATALSQPLEPAEPPLHDEGGLFDLAVEELLPIKSHVLDPDTGLPKRDPKTGEEKVVTFFANQKGEPKKNTLAMLENIQAAKSRPLARILTGLSIRHVGPVAAQALAREFRSIDRIRDASEEELAAVDGVGGTIAASLKQWFAVDWHQEIIERWRAAGVRMEEEQTGEAGPRPLEGVTVVVTGTLQSHTRDGAKEALQALGAKVTGSVSKKTGFVVVGDNPGSKYDKAMQLKVPVLDDDGFAVLLEQGPEAARAVAVTPPEEE encoded by the coding sequence GTGGCTGGCGAACAGCACGCAACGGCATCGGAGGTGCCGGCCGCGGCACGGGAGAAGCACGCCCGGCTCGCTGAGGAGATCGAGGAGCACCGCTTTCGCTACTACGTGAAGGACGCCCCGGTCGTCAGCGACGCGGAGTTCGACAAGCTGCTGCGCTCCCTTGAGGCCCTGGAGGCGGAGCACCCCCAGCTGCGCACCCCGGACTCCCCGACCCAGAAGGTCGCCGGCTCCTACGCCACGGAGTTCACCGAGGTCGCCCACCGCGAGCGGATGCTCTCGCTGGACAACGCCTTCGACGACGAGGAGTTGTCGGCCTGGGCCGACCGGATCGCCACCGAGCTCGGCGGCGACGCCAAGAGCGCCGGCTACCACTTCCTGTGCGAGCTCAAGGTGGACGGCCTCGCGGTCAACCTCACCTACGAGCACGGCCGGCTCACCCGCGCCGCCACCCGCGGCGACGGCCGCACCGGCGAGGACATCACGCCCAACGTCCGCACCATCGCCGAGATCCCGCACCGCCTGGCCGGCGACGAGGTCCCCGACCTCGTCGAGATCCGCGGCGAGGTCTACTTCCCGATGGAGAAGTTCCTCGAACTCAACGAGCGCCTGGTGGCCGACGGCAAGCCCCCGTTCGCCAACCCCCGTAACGCCGCGGCCGGTTCGCTCCGCCAGAAGGATCCCAAGGTCACCGCCACCCGCCCGCTGCACATGGTGGTGCACGGCCTCGGCGCCCGCGACGGACTGGAGATCGCCCGCCTCTCCGAGGCGTACGACCTTCTCAAGGCATGGGGCCTGCCCACCGCCTCGCACAACCGCGCCGTCCAATCCCTCGCCGCCGTACGGGAGTTCATCGCCCACTACGGTGACCCGGAGACCCGCCGCACCGCCGTCGAGCACGAGATCGACGGCGTGGTGGTCAAGCTGGACGAGATCCCGCTCCAGGGCCGGCTGGGCGCCACCTCGCGCGCCCCGCGCTGGGCGATCGCCTGGAAGTACCCGCCGGAGGAGGTCAACACCAAGCTGGTCGACATCCGCGTCGGCGTCGGCCGCACCGGCCGGGTCACCCCGTACGCCGTCGTCGAGCCGGTCACCGTCGCCGGCTCCGAGGTGGAGTTCGCCACCCTGCACAACCAGGACGTGGTCAAGGCCAAGGGCGTCCTCATCGGCGACACCATCGTCATCCGCAAGGCGGGCGACGTGATCCCCGAGATCCTCGGCCCGGTCGTGGATCTCCGGGACGGCACCGAGCGGGAGTTCGTGATGCCGGCCGAGTGCCCCGAGTGCGAGGCGCCGCTCCAGCCGGCCAAGGAGGGCGACATCGACCTGCGGTGTCCCAACGCCCGGTCCTGCCCCGCCCAGATCCGCGAGCGGCTGTTCTACCTCGCCGGCCGCAAGTGCCTGGACATCGAGAACTTCGGCTATGTCGCCGCCACCGCGCTGAGCCAGCCGTTGGAGCCCGCCGAGCCGCCGCTGCACGACGAGGGCGGCCTCTTCGACCTCGCCGTCGAGGAGCTGCTGCCCATCAAGTCCCATGTCCTCGACCCGGATACGGGCCTGCCCAAGCGCGACCCGAAGACCGGCGAGGAGAAGGTCGTCACCTTCTTCGCCAACCAGAAGGGCGAGCCGAAGAAGAACACCCTCGCCATGTTGGAGAACATCCAGGCCGCCAAGTCCCGCCCGCTGGCCCGGATCCTGACCGGTCTCTCGATCCGCCACGTCGGCCCGGTGGCCGCCCAGGCACTGGCCCGGGAGTTCCGCTCCATCGACCGCATCCGGGACGCCAGCGAGGAGGAACTGGCGGCCGTGGACGGCGTCGGCGGCACCATCGCGGCCTCCCTCAAGCAGTGGTTCGCGGTGGACTGGCACCAGGAGATCATCGAGCGCTGGCGGGCCGCGGGTGTCCGAATGGAGGAGGAGCAGACGGGTGAGGCGGGCCCGCGGCCATTGGAAGGCGTCACCGTCGTCGTAACGGGCACACTTCAGTCACACACCAGAGATGGCGCGAAAGAAGCGCTGCAGGCTCTCGGTGCAAAGGTGACCGGATCCGTTTCCAAGAAGACCGGATTCGTGGTGGTGGGCGACAACCCCGGTTCGAAGTACGACAAAGCCATGCAGTTGAAGGTCCCCGTGTTGGACGATGATGGCTTCGCTGTGCTGCTGGAGCAGGGTCCTGAGGCAGCACGAGCGGTAGCTGTCACTCCGCCTGAGGAGGAGTGA